One segment of Verrucomicrobiota bacterium DNA contains the following:
- the rnhA gene encoding ribonuclease HI, whose translation MKRVTIYTDGACQGNPGPGGYGVVLIYGNARKELSAGYRCTTNNRMELTALTKALQALREPCQVEIISDSRYLLDALTQGWMAKWKRNGWRTVTKQPVRNRDLWEELDRLLARHETCHRWVKGHAATAENNRCDALAVAACRASALLVDEPYEAETASPSPD comes from the coding sequence GTGAAACGAGTAACCATATACACGGATGGTGCGTGCCAGGGCAACCCAGGGCCCGGTGGATATGGCGTGGTGCTCATTTATGGAAACGCTCGCAAAGAGCTAAGCGCCGGATACCGCTGCACAACCAACAACCGAATGGAGCTGACTGCCTTAACAAAGGCTCTGCAAGCCCTGAGAGAGCCGTGTCAGGTGGAGATCATTTCCGATTCCAGATATTTGCTGGATGCCCTTACGCAAGGATGGATGGCTAAATGGAAAAGAAACGGTTGGAGGACGGTGACAAAACAACCCGTCCGTAACCGGGATCTCTGGGAGGAACTTGACCGTCTTCTGGCTCGACACGAGACATGCCACCGGTGGGTGAAAGGTCATGCGGCCACGGCCGAAAATAACCGTTGCGATGCACTTGCCGTGGCTGCATGCCGGGCGAGCGCCTTATTGGTTGACGAGCCGTATGAGGCCGAGACCGCGTCTCCGAGTCCGGATTGA
- the pglZ gene encoding BREX-2 system phosphatase PglZ, producing MAVLTDKQLAAQIRNWRKKNLDGAPFGIRTDQEFRGNRRLEVDGRAYEVAECRSDLEARELLARRSGDDGLVLLFRVGHEHLGEDLLARLTKERLLSVDTRQSLRELFQAASIDPRILANPKLVEALVAAAAGRGGVTSPAGILDMDLAWSVLLGNPELVHRRPDLTTLLRWSLDEAQWLEVRGLEPELRKAFFAWVAERAGEATHFIDAAESGGHAETLVPIGLALGVLFQDGGRHEEARLEGRVRIEDYLGKQKIGAGPAMAWHLAAAAIVKEFNELSSFQRADLARRLDQLLKALKVESLAIDSDFSALGFAERTKAFAETLQRYGRRKAGQAGAALGACYQALQNHALSADPNHKKRLPRAEMAGRLALWLKQHDREPNVPRSLEDAMDGYLRELSFVDRARFALFGGDAADHELSQVYHNIAKQAATIRREQQRHFGTLLAAWNEEGGGAGAENLLTVERVVEQVVAPLAKERPVLLLVLDGMSGPVFCEMLEDFARRGWLPAASGSEQEPLARPVLAALPSVTNISRQALFSGKLDGSDKRGEQVAFREHPALAGPAGKGKPQLFLKADLAGPGESFLAEPVRKAIASPSQRVVGVLLNVVDDQLSAGDQLEVEWRIDKIRFLGPALEAATQAGRAIVLTSDHGHIPDLNQTVKTTESSGGGDRYRDGGDRPAGPGELFIQGERIKAATGEEALIAACEETVRYASKKGGYHGGASDLEMVIPLAVLEARTDALDGWLPPEPFAPVWWRWREYLGESTGPLPKTSSRRTKPKPARQEAQLADLPLFGGAAPGPGSESGVPAPWLKRLLDSPVFKQQAQSMGKLTPKEDQVVSFLTVMEKHGNAVLFTTLAADLRLPPFRLPGLLSLLGRLFNVDGYPVLEEDRASQTVRVDRKLLARQFELPD from the coding sequence ATGGCCGTTCTGACCGACAAGCAACTCGCCGCTCAAATCCGCAACTGGCGCAAAAAGAACCTCGACGGTGCCCCTTTCGGCATCCGGACCGACCAGGAATTCCGCGGCAACCGGCGGCTCGAGGTGGATGGCCGGGCCTATGAAGTGGCGGAATGCCGCTCCGACCTCGAAGCCCGGGAACTGCTGGCCCGCCGGTCCGGCGATGATGGCTTGGTGCTGCTGTTCCGGGTCGGCCACGAGCATCTCGGCGAAGACCTGCTCGCCAGGTTGACCAAAGAGCGGCTGTTGTCGGTGGATACCCGCCAAAGCTTGCGCGAACTTTTCCAGGCCGCCTCGATCGACCCTCGCATCCTGGCCAATCCCAAACTGGTCGAGGCCTTGGTGGCGGCTGCCGCGGGACGGGGCGGGGTCACCTCCCCGGCCGGCATTCTGGACATGGACCTGGCGTGGAGCGTCCTGTTGGGAAACCCTGAGCTCGTTCATCGCCGGCCGGACCTCACGACCTTGCTGCGCTGGTCCCTCGATGAAGCCCAATGGCTTGAGGTGCGCGGCTTGGAACCGGAGCTCCGTAAAGCGTTTTTCGCCTGGGTGGCGGAGCGGGCCGGTGAAGCAACGCATTTCATCGACGCCGCGGAATCCGGCGGCCACGCGGAAACGCTGGTGCCCATCGGCCTTGCCCTGGGAGTCCTTTTCCAGGATGGCGGCCGCCACGAAGAGGCCCGGCTGGAGGGACGCGTCCGCATCGAAGATTACCTCGGAAAACAGAAAATCGGTGCGGGCCCCGCGATGGCCTGGCACTTGGCCGCGGCGGCGATCGTCAAAGAATTCAACGAATTATCGTCGTTCCAACGGGCCGACCTGGCCCGGCGGCTCGACCAGCTGCTCAAGGCGCTGAAGGTCGAATCGTTGGCCATTGATTCCGATTTCTCCGCCTTGGGCTTTGCGGAGCGGACCAAGGCATTCGCGGAGACGCTCCAGCGCTACGGCCGGCGCAAGGCCGGGCAAGCCGGCGCCGCACTCGGGGCCTGCTACCAGGCGCTCCAAAACCATGCGCTGTCAGCGGATCCTAACCATAAGAAACGTCTCCCGCGGGCCGAGATGGCGGGCCGTTTGGCCCTCTGGCTCAAACAACACGACCGCGAACCGAACGTCCCCCGCTCGTTGGAGGACGCGATGGACGGTTACCTGCGCGAGCTGTCGTTCGTGGACCGGGCGCGCTTCGCGCTGTTCGGAGGCGACGCTGCAGATCACGAGCTGTCTCAGGTCTATCACAACATCGCCAAACAGGCGGCAACGATCCGCCGGGAACAGCAGCGGCACTTCGGAACCCTTCTCGCCGCCTGGAACGAGGAGGGCGGTGGCGCCGGCGCCGAAAACCTTCTCACGGTGGAGCGCGTGGTGGAGCAGGTCGTGGCGCCCCTGGCCAAAGAGCGCCCCGTGCTGCTCCTCGTCCTGGACGGTATGAGCGGGCCGGTTTTTTGCGAGATGCTCGAAGACTTCGCCCGGCGCGGGTGGCTGCCGGCCGCCAGCGGCAGTGAACAGGAACCGTTGGCGAGGCCCGTACTGGCTGCGTTGCCCTCGGTCACGAACATTTCCCGGCAAGCCCTGTTTTCGGGCAAGCTGGATGGCTCGGATAAACGGGGCGAGCAGGTCGCTTTTCGCGAGCACCCGGCGCTGGCCGGCCCGGCCGGCAAAGGCAAGCCCCAATTATTCTTGAAGGCGGATCTCGCCGGCCCGGGAGAATCGTTTTTGGCCGAGCCGGTGCGCAAGGCCATTGCTTCCCCCTCACAACGGGTCGTTGGGGTGTTGTTGAACGTGGTCGACGACCAGTTGAGCGCGGGAGATCAACTGGAAGTCGAGTGGCGCATTGATAAGATCCGGTTCTTAGGGCCGGCGCTGGAAGCGGCGACGCAGGCCGGCCGTGCGATCGTGCTGACGAGCGATCACGGCCATATCCCGGACCTTAACCAAACGGTGAAGACGACAGAATCCTCCGGCGGGGGCGACCGGTACCGGGATGGCGGCGACAGACCGGCCGGTCCGGGAGAACTGTTCATTCAAGGCGAACGCATCAAGGCGGCCACGGGCGAAGAGGCTCTAATTGCGGCCTGTGAGGAGACTGTCCGTTACGCAAGCAAGAAAGGGGGTTACCACGGGGGCGCTTCCGACCTCGAGATGGTGATTCCTCTGGCGGTGCTGGAGGCCCGAACCGACGCCCTGGATGGGTGGCTGCCTCCCGAGCCTTTTGCGCCTGTGTGGTGGCGATGGAGGGAGTACCTCGGCGAGAGCACCGGTCCGTTGCCGAAAACGTCGTCACGGCGCACGAAACCGAAGCCCGCCCGGCAGGAGGCCCAACTGGCCGACCTGCCGCTGTTTGGCGGTGCCGCCCCAGGGCCTGGAAGCGAATCCGGTGTGCCTGCGCCGTGGTTGAAGCGCCTCCTGGATTCGCCGGTCTTCAAGCAACAGGCGCAATCGATGGGTAAACTCACCCCCAAGGAGGACCAGGTAGTGTCCTTCCTGACCGTAATGGAAAAACACGGCAACGCCGTGTTATTCACTACCTTGGCGGCCGATCTACGATTGCCGCCGTTCCGGTTGCCCGGACTGCTCTCGTTACTCGGGCGCCTGTTCAACGTGGACGGTTACCCCGTCCTTGAGGAGGACCGTGCTTCTCAAACCGTCCGGGTCGATCGCAAGCTGCTGGCCAGACAGTTCGAGCTTCCGGATTAA
- the nusA gene encoding transcription termination/antitermination protein NusA encodes MNSDLLAVLDYMEREKGIKREVLLEALSRALLTAAKKSVGPARDLRITINPRSGEITALANLIVVNEVKSVHDEIGLARARKVKPNAQIGDEIEVEVTPEGFGRIAAQTARQAILQSIRQAERELIYEEFKDRAGEIVSGTVRRFERSDVIVDLGKFEAIMPARERVATEDYSIGDRIRAYVVAVEFSNRGPEIIISRSHPNFVRRLFEVEVSEIADRTVEIKAIAREAGYRTKIAVWSSDEKVDPVGACVGMRGSRVKNIVRELNQEKVDIIRWGADPREFVMEALKPAKIKSITVDDQRHAIQVTVDEDQLSLAIGRRGQNARLTSRLTGWEINISKDESASHAFELKINQAITTLAKALEVDEETARALARAGVNSIEGVLEVDPEDIAGILSVDLDRARHIHQAARKEHDRNMASI; translated from the coding sequence ATGAACAGCGATCTTCTGGCGGTGTTGGACTACATGGAACGGGAGAAAGGTATCAAGCGCGAAGTGTTGCTTGAGGCGTTGTCTCGTGCCTTGCTCACAGCCGCAAAGAAGAGCGTCGGTCCGGCACGTGATCTGAGGATCACCATCAACCCACGGTCGGGCGAGATTACGGCTCTGGCAAATCTAATCGTGGTGAACGAAGTCAAAAGTGTCCACGATGAGATTGGCCTGGCGCGCGCCCGGAAGGTCAAACCGAACGCACAGATCGGCGATGAGATCGAGGTGGAAGTCACGCCGGAAGGCTTTGGCCGCATTGCCGCCCAGACGGCCCGGCAGGCGATTCTGCAGAGCATCCGCCAGGCTGAGCGCGAGTTGATTTACGAGGAATTCAAGGATCGGGCCGGCGAAATCGTCAGCGGCACCGTGCGGCGTTTCGAACGTTCCGACGTCATCGTTGACCTGGGTAAATTTGAGGCGATCATGCCCGCCCGCGAACGGGTTGCCACCGAGGATTACAGCATCGGGGACCGTATTCGCGCGTACGTGGTGGCCGTGGAATTCTCCAATCGCGGCCCTGAAATCATCATTTCGCGCAGCCACCCCAATTTTGTGCGCCGCCTTTTTGAGGTGGAGGTCAGCGAGATCGCCGACCGGACCGTGGAGATCAAAGCGATCGCGCGCGAAGCGGGTTACCGTACGAAGATCGCGGTATGGTCATCGGACGAGAAAGTGGATCCAGTGGGGGCCTGCGTCGGTATGCGCGGCTCGCGGGTCAAGAACATCGTCCGCGAATTGAACCAGGAAAAGGTCGACATCATCCGCTGGGGCGCCGACCCGCGCGAATTCGTGATGGAGGCGCTGAAGCCGGCAAAAATCAAATCGATCACGGTCGACGATCAGCGGCACGCCATCCAGGTGACGGTTGACGAAGATCAACTCTCGCTGGCGATCGGGCGGCGCGGCCAGAATGCGCGTTTGACGTCGCGACTGACCGGCTGGGAAATCAACATTTCCAAAGACGAATCGGCCAGCCACGCGTTTGAACTTAAGATCAACCAGGCGATTACGACGCTTGCTAAAGCCCTCGAAGTGGACGAAGAAACTGCCCGCGCCCTTGCCCGGGCCGGGGTGAATAGCATCGAAGGCGTGCTCGAGGTGGACCCCGAAGACATCGCCGGCATCCTGAGTGTCGACCTCGACCGCGCGCGTCATATCCACCAGGCTGCGCGCAAAGAACACGACCGAAATATGGCGTCCATCTAA
- a CDS encoding HAD-IA family hydrolase, producing MQFSVVTFDAVGTLIELTRPPGTIYSEVAGEFGQDWDAGRVQQAFRRAWKETPPPADLAGPRPDDDRLWWRRLVVRTLAVAGYSLPEFDTYFERVYRRFEQPGIWRARAGANDTLQVLHGAGLRLGVLSNFDGRLHAVLRTLELAPYFEHVIVSSEVGANKPSPLIFQAALARFGVPAARMLHVGDDPDLDEKGAAALGITTFLVREPEHGLGRIPRTLDLPASPAPPSSSSAAHGWPGVGAGEA from the coding sequence ATGCAGTTTTCAGTTGTCACCTTCGACGCGGTGGGAACCCTCATCGAACTGACCCGTCCCCCGGGAACCATCTACAGCGAGGTGGCCGGCGAATTCGGCCAGGACTGGGACGCCGGCCGGGTCCAGCAGGCATTTCGCCGTGCCTGGAAGGAAACGCCGCCGCCTGCCGATCTGGCGGGTCCTCGCCCGGATGACGACCGGCTGTGGTGGCGCCGGTTGGTGGTGCGCACCCTCGCCGTTGCGGGGTATTCTCTGCCGGAGTTCGACACCTATTTTGAGCGCGTTTACCGCCGTTTTGAGCAGCCGGGAATCTGGCGTGCCCGAGCGGGTGCGAACGACACGTTGCAGGTGCTTCACGGCGCCGGATTGCGCCTGGGTGTGCTCTCCAATTTTGACGGCCGCTTGCACGCGGTGCTGCGCACGCTGGAACTCGCACCGTACTTTGAACACGTGATCGTCTCAAGCGAGGTCGGCGCCAACAAGCCGTCGCCCCTGATCTTCCAGGCGGCACTGGCCCGCTTCGGCGTGCCGGCCGCCCGGATGCTGCACGTCGGCGATGACCCGGACCTCGACGAGAAAGGGGCCGCCGCGCTGGGCATCACCACGTTTCTGGTCAGGGAGCCTGAGCACGGGCTCGGCCGCATTCCGCGAACGCTCGACCTGCCGGCATCACCTGCGCCACCTTCTTCTTCGTCGGCGGCGCACGGCTGGCCCGGCGTCGGCGCCGGGGAGGCGTGA
- a CDS encoding galactitol-1-phosphate 5-dehydrogenase, translating to MKNETMQALVWIGPRRMMERAEPMPAPAPGEVLISVGAVGICGSELSGFLGHNSLRVPPLIMGHEGAGRVVQAAGETFATGDLAAAGARVTFNPLIVCGACDRCLAGRSNLCRQRRLVGAHRPGAFAQYVAVPARQCYPLPERLSLVAGSLAEPLACSVRAVALAGVQPHQRLLILGAGPIGLCTLAVARARGVEQIIISDVAPQRLKVALRWGARDAINAREQDVAAFVQERYPGGVDCVIDAVGATPVRAQAIRSVLPGGRVVLIGLHDEESVLPANYLIRQEIAITGSFAYTETDFTQAIGLLVRGVVRPSSDWLEERPLSDGPSAFAELVDGKARAAKIVLTMDAPVNGPDASSAFSPKRENP from the coding sequence ATGAAGAATGAGACCATGCAAGCGCTGGTGTGGATAGGGCCGCGCCGCATGATGGAGCGGGCCGAACCGATGCCGGCGCCGGCACCGGGTGAGGTGCTGATCTCGGTCGGAGCCGTCGGCATCTGCGGCTCGGAACTGAGCGGCTTCCTGGGCCATAACAGCCTGCGAGTACCGCCGCTGATCATGGGACACGAAGGCGCCGGACGGGTTGTGCAGGCGGCAGGGGAAACCTTTGCGACCGGTGACCTGGCCGCGGCCGGCGCCCGGGTGACGTTCAACCCGCTGATCGTCTGTGGCGCCTGCGATCGGTGCCTGGCGGGCCGCTCAAACCTCTGCCGCCAGCGCCGACTGGTCGGCGCGCATCGTCCCGGTGCATTTGCACAGTACGTTGCCGTGCCGGCACGCCAGTGTTACCCCTTGCCCGAGCGCCTGTCCCTGGTGGCAGGGTCGCTGGCGGAGCCACTCGCGTGCTCGGTCCGCGCCGTCGCCCTGGCCGGCGTACAGCCGCACCAGCGCCTGCTGATCCTTGGCGCCGGCCCGATCGGGCTATGCACCCTCGCCGTCGCTCGCGCCCGGGGCGTCGAGCAGATCATTATCAGTGATGTGGCGCCGCAGCGGTTGAAGGTTGCGCTGCGCTGGGGCGCGCGTGACGCGATCAACGCGCGCGAGCAGGACGTCGCGGCTTTCGTCCAGGAGCGCTACCCCGGTGGCGTCGATTGCGTGATTGATGCGGTGGGCGCCACGCCCGTGCGCGCGCAAGCGATTCGCTCAGTGCTGCCGGGCGGGCGCGTCGTGCTGATCGGCCTGCACGACGAGGAATCGGTGCTGCCTGCCAACTACCTCATCCGTCAGGAGATCGCCATTACCGGCAGCTTTGCCTACACAGAGACCGACTTTACCCAGGCGATCGGTTTGCTGGTGCGTGGCGTCGTGCGGCCGAGCTCCGACTGGCTGGAAGAACGCCCGCTGAGCGATGGCCCGTCCGCGTTTGCTGAGCTGGTCGACGGCAAGGCCAGGGCCGCCAAAATCGTTCTGACCATGGACGCACCCGTGAATGGACCGGACGCCAGTTCCGCGTTCTCCCCGAAAAGAGAAAATCCATGA
- a CDS encoding DEAD/DEAH box helicase — MVNPPPSERFHPLLRHHLVNTLGWRALRPLQERAAEPILGGAHLLVLAPTAGGKTEAAVLPVLSRLLTEGWAGTSILYLCPLKALLNNLHPRLGVYFGMVGHRVCLWHGDTAPGERRRIESEPPACLMTTPESLEVMLISSRQGPRTLLKDVRVVIVDEIHAFAGDDRGIHLRAVVERISALAGRELQRIGLSATVGNPEGLLDWLAGHCAGRKGVVAESGGTAQADVLLDYTGNLENAALVISRLHRGRKRLVFCDSRRRVEELAVHLKAQGVSAFVSHSSLSLERRREAERAFAEGENCVIVATSTLELGIDVGDLDRVIQIDAPATVASFLQRLGRTGRREGTVRNCLFLATNPAALLHAAALISLWEEGFVEPIYSPREPFHLFAQQLLALSLQHRGLARDGWQPGIGRLPVFREMGNEEREAILGHLIRTGILGFDGVWLAMGEEGEKRFGRRHFLELMSVFTSSPDFEVLHGNHPIGTLDWLALASNDGSRRHPVILAGRSWDLLEIDWKKRRVFVTPSEGRGKVRWRGVRRGLTFVIAQRIRQLVLASGESTRWSARAKTEMANQKEQFHQVAGEAGRIYHDAAESRIRWSTFAGNALNEILGSVLERELKQELAWDDFEISFPASTDVTAIRTTVEELLGAPNLIERLPGSQELLDQLKFSACLPPALAKRAVYGRAELRGLAQAFGIPHDCAEEIRAQSKTDS, encoded by the coding sequence ATGGTGAACCCACCCCCCTCGGAGCGTTTTCACCCGCTGCTGCGGCATCATTTGGTCAATACCCTGGGCTGGCGAGCCCTGCGCCCCTTGCAGGAGCGAGCGGCCGAACCGATCCTGGGAGGCGCCCACCTCCTGGTGCTCGCCCCGACCGCAGGCGGCAAGACGGAGGCTGCGGTGCTGCCGGTGCTGTCGCGCCTTCTTACGGAAGGCTGGGCGGGCACGTCCATCCTGTACCTCTGCCCGCTCAAAGCCTTGCTGAACAACCTGCACCCGAGGCTGGGAGTCTACTTCGGGATGGTGGGTCACCGGGTTTGCCTGTGGCACGGTGACACTGCGCCGGGCGAACGGCGCCGGATCGAATCCGAGCCCCCCGCCTGCCTGATGACCACGCCTGAGTCCCTGGAGGTGATGCTCATCTCGTCGCGGCAGGGGCCAAGGACGTTGCTCAAGGACGTTCGAGTCGTGATCGTGGACGAGATTCACGCGTTTGCCGGCGACGACCGGGGCATTCACCTGCGGGCAGTTGTGGAACGCATCTCCGCCCTCGCCGGCAGGGAACTCCAGCGGATCGGCCTCTCGGCGACCGTGGGTAATCCCGAGGGACTGCTCGACTGGCTGGCCGGACATTGTGCCGGCCGTAAAGGGGTGGTAGCAGAGTCCGGAGGAACCGCGCAAGCGGACGTTTTGCTGGACTACACCGGCAACCTGGAAAACGCCGCCCTGGTGATCTCCAGGCTGCACCGCGGCCGGAAGCGGCTGGTGTTCTGCGACAGCCGGCGGCGCGTCGAGGAACTGGCCGTTCACCTCAAGGCGCAGGGGGTCAGCGCGTTTGTCTCCCACAGTTCGCTCAGCCTGGAGCGGCGCCGGGAAGCGGAACGGGCCTTTGCCGAAGGCGAGAATTGCGTCATCGTCGCCACAAGCACGCTGGAACTCGGGATTGACGTCGGTGATCTCGACCGGGTGATCCAGATCGATGCACCCGCGACCGTCGCCTCGTTCCTTCAGCGGCTCGGGCGAACCGGGCGGCGCGAGGGCACGGTGCGAAACTGCCTTTTCCTGGCCACGAATCCCGCGGCCCTGCTGCACGCCGCAGCCCTGATTTCGCTTTGGGAGGAGGGTTTCGTCGAGCCGATTTATTCGCCGCGCGAGCCTTTCCACCTTTTTGCCCAGCAACTTCTCGCCCTTTCGCTCCAGCATCGCGGCCTTGCGCGTGACGGCTGGCAACCCGGCATCGGACGCCTGCCGGTTTTTCGAGAAATGGGAAACGAGGAACGCGAGGCGATTCTGGGCCACCTTATCAGGACGGGGATCCTCGGCTTTGACGGGGTCTGGCTTGCAATGGGCGAGGAAGGCGAAAAGCGCTTCGGCCGGCGGCATTTTCTGGAACTGATGTCGGTGTTTACTTCCTCGCCTGACTTTGAGGTCCTGCATGGCAACCACCCGATCGGGACCCTGGACTGGCTGGCGCTCGCTTCCAACGACGGCAGCCGGAGGCATCCCGTGATTCTCGCCGGGCGGAGCTGGGACCTGCTGGAAATCGACTGGAAAAAGCGGCGCGTCTTTGTGACACCAAGCGAAGGGCGCGGCAAAGTCCGATGGCGTGGCGTCCGGCGCGGTCTTACCTTCGTTATCGCCCAGCGCATACGCCAACTGGTGTTGGCATCCGGCGAATCAACCCGCTGGTCCGCGCGGGCCAAAACGGAAATGGCCAACCAAAAGGAGCAGTTCCATCAAGTCGCCGGCGAAGCCGGTCGAATTTACCATGACGCTGCCGAAAGCCGGATCCGGTGGAGCACCTTTGCCGGAAACGCGCTGAACGAGATTCTGGGCAGCGTGTTGGAAAGGGAACTAAAACAGGAGTTGGCCTGGGATGACTTCGAGATCTCGTTTCCCGCCAGTACCGACGTGACTGCCATTCGGACTACGGTCGAAGAGCTTCTCGGCGCTCCGAATCTCATCGAGCGACTACCCGGGTCGCAGGAGCTTCTCGATCAACTCAAGTTTTCCGCGTGCCTGCCTCCGGCACTCGCCAAACGGGCCGTTTATGGCCGGGCTGAGCTGAGGGGCTTGGCCCAGGCGTTTGGAATTCCTCACGATTGTGCCGAAGAAATCAGGGCTCAGTCCAAGACCGATTCGTAA
- the brxD gene encoding BREX system ATP-binding protein BrxD → MNAPPLSARKRTELLEALRRGTVPSKGLGELAVGLERFVPTVDELLDHVATGGTAFKAVRGDYGCGKTFFSRWLQERAKARGFACSEVQISETETPLHRLETVYRRMMERLSVPGTDLGAFRQVIDGWFFTLEEELIAAHSGEELNQSELLSKTSELMEKRLGEVARVRPQFASVLRAYRKALVDGDLPTAEGLLSWLSGQPNVSGSIKGKANVRGEVDHFAALGFLQGFLRVLKDSAYPGLILVLDEIETLQRVRSDVREKALNALRQLIDEVDSGRFPGLFLLITGTPSFFDGPQGAKKLPPLAQRLHTDFDPEGRFDNPRAPQIRLLPFNNQSLLEVGRKVRDIFAAGSPRQARVLTIVDDGLIATLAGGICGGLGGKVGLAPRLFLKKLVADVLDRVEQFEDFDPRQHYKPVIDGLELNDAERAALGAASVDDIPLRW, encoded by the coding sequence ATGAACGCCCCTCCCCTATCCGCCCGCAAACGCACGGAGCTGCTTGAAGCCTTGCGGCGCGGCACGGTACCCAGCAAAGGGCTTGGCGAACTGGCTGTGGGCCTCGAGCGTTTTGTCCCTACGGTGGACGAGTTGCTCGATCACGTCGCAACCGGCGGCACCGCCTTCAAGGCCGTCCGAGGCGATTACGGTTGCGGTAAGACCTTTTTTTCGCGCTGGCTGCAGGAGCGGGCTAAAGCTCGGGGTTTCGCGTGCTCCGAAGTGCAGATTTCCGAAACCGAAACGCCGCTTCACCGGCTCGAGACTGTTTACCGCCGCATGATGGAACGTTTAAGCGTGCCGGGAACCGATCTCGGCGCATTTCGCCAAGTGATTGATGGCTGGTTTTTCACGTTGGAAGAAGAATTGATCGCCGCCCATTCGGGTGAGGAACTGAACCAGTCGGAACTGCTGTCGAAGACCTCCGAGCTAATGGAGAAACGGCTCGGCGAGGTGGCCAGGGTGCGGCCACAGTTCGCCAGCGTGCTCCGGGCGTACCGGAAGGCGCTGGTGGATGGTGACCTTCCCACGGCCGAGGGCTTGCTGTCGTGGCTGTCGGGGCAGCCGAACGTCTCAGGCAGCATCAAGGGCAAGGCCAACGTCAGGGGCGAAGTGGATCATTTTGCGGCCCTGGGTTTCCTGCAGGGATTTCTGCGGGTCCTGAAAGATTCGGCTTACCCGGGCCTGATCCTGGTTCTCGACGAAATTGAAACGCTCCAGCGGGTGCGTTCCGACGTGCGTGAAAAAGCCCTCAACGCGCTCAGGCAGCTCATCGACGAGGTGGACAGCGGCCGGTTCCCGGGTCTGTTCCTTCTTATCACGGGAACCCCGTCCTTCTTCGACGGCCCGCAAGGCGCCAAAAAACTACCCCCGCTGGCGCAACGGTTGCACACGGACTTCGATCCCGAAGGCAGGTTTGATAACCCCCGGGCCCCTCAGATCAGACTCCTGCCCTTTAACAATCAATCTCTTCTGGAGGTGGGCAGAAAGGTCCGGGACATCTTTGCGGCCGGCAGCCCCCGGCAGGCGCGCGTTCTTACCATCGTTGATGACGGCTTGATCGCTACCCTCGCGGGCGGGATCTGCGGGGGACTGGGAGGCAAGGTCGGGCTCGCCCCGCGTTTGTTTCTCAAGAAACTGGTGGCCGATGTCCTGGATCGTGTGGAGCAGTTTGAGGATTTTGACCCGAGGCAACACTACAAACCGGTCATTGACGGCTTGGAACTGAACGACGCGGAACGGGCGGCCCTCGGCGCGGCTTCCGTTGATGACATCCCGCTGCGATGGTGA